In Oryzias melastigma strain HK-1 linkage group LG18, ASM292280v2, whole genome shotgun sequence, one DNA window encodes the following:
- the si:ch211-212k18.5 gene encoding sal-like protein 4 has product MSRRKQKRPQQLVNADPGGPKLLPHDDHLGLKSPSTSLGSDLTSSGSSSSSSPTSLQECQPPLAPRPSPGGLHAPSLPSESSPPPHWPSHITPFTTSLPNTHSSLSPDFPHPSLSSQTHSPPPLSQTSVSLSMPHQENSHATMTSPPMGCSAATTTSSTASCSSANSQQSQQDGSSPEDQQRSSSSIGEQGQIQVPPTLTVLLEELRVLQQRQIQQMQITEEICRHILRLGGAFFGQENNSQAASSDGTQKATGTESSSPTHPSTATPITSASSILTGLPSSLFPQPTSSKSGASLVNGSRASSSSASTSSSSAISSSISSSVAGLHPLSLSLGLPQRYVHEKASPFGHSNGISFPTHSIPTTSHPPDLQSTSASSSGRPQHICRFCGKVLSSDSSLQIHLRSHTGERPYQCPVCLSRFTTRGNLKAHFLRHREQNPELSLSLLPPALSEQTQSGSAAGVIQRRRKRRADDDDAYSGVKGSVPGMAESMALGLLSGASARPSPSSLPLPPSVDMALLSTAHSLLQLNRASAAAAAGASTTGLPSTSSSPSSSSSSQFKGAKQQRFDENTPPHSALHASSPYSQLAHLPKILFPGGASPHHLALLRPPGHPSTSHLASPHQLPFPFPPFPKPSASSPSSASPNTSTQTSDTSKLQRLVQKLEKQPQGGASSASSSSTNSQISTEANGDSSIHDLTTTSTAYRREMLAALGLSPNVSAAMTSQGVTGFGTTTTMATPSLPAAQAANQCGVCLRVLSCPRALRLHQATHLGERPFPCKLCGRSFSTKGSLRAHLATHRARPPNARALNSCPLCPRKFTNALVLQHHIRLHLGGQIPPDEEMPSEDAMERDNTTFENGENESRSSPLKSQQILPLALTTGSKSSADALYLGASYKQSTINEDSVKVEESGDSNPSVSPPLTCSAPTAGAENVLRLGENNSADGGPVHSKEDPTTSTHLKASLASSHSAADNADADAPLSLCISKPDVENRRAVKEEETGTTNEPTTSPKGNSSPAVANPVAEISTPANVQVVPDAEETADLHEPAAEDAVKNELEEQKGATSDPEAEKEKEKDTPKKEVCDVREKPSEDSEPVMAAPTPPPPPPPPLPRPDKPYSCSHCGKAYASRSGLKGHMKVHPGVLTNTPYKTQTNESDSTEDCSSHSVSRNTRQQEEKLAQEKSDGTDPLDVLAEAPDTSV; this is encoded by the exons ATGTCACGCCGGAAACAGAAGAGACCCCAGCAACTCGTTAACGCGGATCCAGGGGGCCCAAAGCTGCTGCCTCATG ATGACCACCTGGGCTTAAAGTCACCGTCTACATCTCTAGGTTCAGACTTGACCTCGTCCGggtcctcctcttcatcttcaccCACCTCCCTACAAGAGTGCCAGCCGCCTCTGGCTCCTCGCCCGTCCCCCGGTGGGCTCCACGCGCCCTCCTTGCCCAGCGAGAGCTCTCCCCCTCCCCACTGGCCCAGCCACATCACACCCTTCACCACATCCCTCCCCAATACACACTCTTCGCTCTCCCCAGACTTCCCTCACCCATCACTGTCATCCCAGACGCACTCGCCTCCTCCTCTCAGTCAAACCTCGGTGTCCCTTAGCATGCCGCACCAGGAAAACTCTCACGCAACCATGACCTCTCCGCCAATGGGATGCTCCGCCGCTACTACTACCTCCTCCACTGCTTCCTGTTCTTCTGCCAACTCCCAACAGTCTCAGCAGGACGGCTCCAGTCCGGAGGATCAGCAGAGATCCTCCTCTTCTATTGGGGAGCAGGGACAGATTCAGGTACCTCCAACTCTGACTGTTCTCTTAGAGGAGCTGAGGGTTCTGCAGCAGCGGCAAATACAGCAGATGCAGATAACGGAGGAGATCTGTCGGCACATTCTCAGGCTCGGAGGAGCTTTCTTTGGCCAAGAGAACAACTCGCAGGCTGCCAGCTCAGACGGTACCCAAAAGGCAACAGGAACAGAATCGTCTTCCCCAACGCATCCTTCAACTGCAACCCCAATAACCTCTGCCTCGTCAATTTTAACTGGACTTCCGTCATCTCTCTTTCCCCAGCCGACCAGCTCCAAATCAGGAGCGTCACTCGTTAACGGTAGCAGAGCTTCCTCCTCTTCAGCCTCtacttcctcttcctctgctaTCTCGTCTTCCATCAGCTCTTCCGTTGCAGGCCTACACCCTCTGTCCTTGTCTCTCGGTCTGCCTCAACGCTACGTCCACGAGAAGGCATCTCCCTTTGGGCACAGCAATGGCATTAGTTTCCCCACTCACTCCATTCCCACCACCAGCCACCCGCCGGACCTCCAGTCCACGTCTGCGTCCTCGTCGGGCCGCCCTCAGCACATATGCAGGTTTTGCGGGAAAGTACTGAGCAGTGATTCCTCGCTCCAGATCCACCTGAGGTCCCACACGGGCGAGAGGCCCTATCAGTGTCCGGTGTGCTTGAGCCGCTTTACAACCAGAGGAAACCTCAAAGCTCACTTCCTGCGACACCGAGAGCAGAACCCTGAGCTGTCCCTCTCCCTGCTCCCGCCTGCACTGTCGGAACAAACCCAGAGCGGGTCCGCCGCTGGAGTCATCCAACGCAGAAGAAAGCGTCGAGCGGACGACGATGACGCATATAGCGGCGTGAAAGGCAGCGTTCCCGGGATGGCGGAGAGCATGGCGCTGGGACTGCTGTCGGGGGCGTCGGCTCGGCCCTCGCCCTCCTCTCTACCTCTGCCCCCTTCAGTGGACATGGCGCTGCTGTCCACCGCCCACTCGCTGCTTCAGCTGAACAGAGCGTCGGCTGCGGCTGCTGCAGGCGCATCCACCACTGGACTCCCCTCCACCTCTTCTTCaccctcatcctcctcttccagTCAGTTTAAGGGAGCAAAGCAGCAACGGTTTGATGAAAACACTCCTCCTCACTCTGCCCTCCATGCCTCCTCCCCCTACTCTCAGCTGGCCCATCTCCCTAAGATTCTCTTTCCAGGAGGTGCCTCTCCTCATCACCTAGCACTTCTGCGACCCCCAGGTCACCCGTCCACTTCGCATTTAGCTTCTCCTCATCAGCTACCCTTCCCTTTCCCCCCCTTCCCCAAACCCTCcgcctcctccccctcctcggCCTCCCCTAACACCTCCACCCAAACGTCAGACACATCCAAGCTGCAGCGGCTGGTACAGAAGCTGGAGAAACAGCCACAAGGGGGTGCCTCGTCTGCCTCGTCTTCCTCCACAAACTCACAAATCTCCACCGAGGCCAACGGGGATTCCAGCATCCACGACCTAACCACTACCTCCACCGCCTACCGCAGGGAAATGTTGGCTGCCCTTGGCCTAAGCCCCAATGTTAGCGCCGCAATGACGAGCCAAGGAGTCACAGGCTTTGGCACCACAACCACCATGGCTACTCCGTCCCTGCCCGCCGCCCAGGCCGCCAACCAGTGCGGAGTCTGTCTCCGCGTCCTCAGCTGCCCTAGAGCTCTCCGTTTGCACCAGGCCACTCATCTGGGGGAGCGCCCCTTCCCCTGCAAGCTCTGTGGACGTTCCTTCTCCACAAAGGGCAGCCTCCGGGCCCACCTGGCCACTCATCGAGCAAGACCGCCCAACGCTCGCGCCCTGAACTCGTGCCCTCTGTGCCCACGCAAATTCACGAATGCCTTAGTGCTCCAGCACCACATTCGTCTGCACCTCGGAGGGCAGATACCACCCGACGAAGAGATGCCGTCTGAAGACGCTATGGAACGAGACAATACCACCTTTGAAAATGGCGAGAACGAGTCCAGGAGTTCCCCGTTGAAATCCCAACAAATCCTTCCCCTCGCTCTGACGACAGGCTCAAAATCTTCAGCTGATGCTCTGTATTTAGGAGCATCTTACAAGCAATCCACAATTAATGAAGATTCAGTGAAGGTGGAGGAATCTGGGGACTCGAACCCTAGTGTTAGTCCTCCTCTGACTTGCAGCGCCCCCACGGCGGGGGCAGAAAACGTCCTGCGTCTGGGAGAAAACAACTCGGCTGACGGCGGCCCAGTGCACTCAAAGGAGGACCCAACTACCTCCACCCATTTGAAAGCATCTTTAGCTAGCTCTCACTCCGCAGCGGACAATGCAGATGCAGATGCTCCGCTGTCGCTCTGCATTTCAAAGCCAGATGTTGAAAACCGGCGAGCGGTCAAAGAGGAGGAAACCGGCACAACTAATGAGCCCACAACCAGTCCCAAAGGTAACTCGAGTCCAGCTGTTGCTAACCCGGTAGCTGAGATTAGCACTCCGGCTAATGTGCAAGTCGTCCCCGATGCGGAGGAGACCGCTGACCTTCATGAAccggcagctgaagatgctgtgaAGAATGAACTGGAGGAACAAAAAGGAGCTACATCTGATCCAGAAGCAGAGAAGGAGAAAGAGAAGGATACTCCAAAAAAAGAAGTCTGCGACGTACGAGAGAAACCCTCCGAGGACAGTGAACCCGTCATGGCAGCACCaacaccacctcctcctcctcctcctcctcttcctcgacCCGACAAACCCTACAGCTGCTCCCACTGTGGAAAGGCGTACGCTAGCAGGAGTGGGCTCAAG GGGCACATGAAAGTTCACCCCGGAGTGCTGACCAACACTCCCTACAAGACTCAGACCAATGAAAGTGACTCGACAGAGGATTGCAGTTCGCATTCAGTCAGTAGAAACACCCGACAGCAAGAGGAGAAGCTGGCCCAGGAGAAAAGCGATGGCACAGATCCTCTGGATGTCCTGGCTGAAGCTCCAGACACCTCTGTGTAG